The following proteins are encoded in a genomic region of Saccharopolyspora antimicrobica:
- a CDS encoding TIGR02678 family protein, translating into MAYHLAPTGIRARHHDVARGKRQHGAAQLALPDGSRVSRHAVERQRAFTTLLRFPVLERRSHPEVWSLVRVHQVVLGEWFSHRLGYRLVVTDSAARLFRLPVDGTVLAPRRFQPPSRRVIVLAILGAAAAEDAEDITTTQDLSDRVRALSAHEDVALSPYDPDRFAERKLFVKAVQLLVSVGALRPTGRDDDEQREGWAHRRDAVGGAYEVRRELLLRMADPLALRVALAGGRDDRPPDEFATRHSLMRRLIELPVLLHGDLTEAERSYLTSQRHRVLAWCAEMTGWTVEQRAEGMALIAVNETDTDLPFPRTRAADFVALMVLDELLRARGVGAVVTSEDLRAAAAEVKVRYPKALINELRADGAVESTAQELLSALDLLRPIETGDAWWLTAVAARYRDPQVVVLNARLDEEAE; encoded by the coding sequence GTGGCGTATCACCTTGCACCGACCGGAATTCGCGCACGACACCACGACGTTGCACGCGGAAAGCGGCAGCATGGTGCTGCTCAACTGGCACTTCCGGATGGATCCCGCGTGAGCCGCCACGCAGTCGAGCGGCAGCGAGCCTTCACGACACTGCTGCGCTTCCCGGTGCTGGAACGCCGCAGTCACCCCGAGGTGTGGTCGTTGGTTCGTGTCCACCAGGTCGTCCTCGGCGAGTGGTTCTCCCACCGGCTCGGCTACCGGTTGGTGGTGACGGATTCCGCTGCCCGCCTGTTCCGGCTGCCGGTCGACGGAACCGTGCTCGCGCCTCGCCGGTTCCAACCACCGTCCCGGCGAGTGATCGTGCTGGCCATTCTCGGTGCGGCGGCCGCCGAGGACGCTGAGGACATCACCACCACGCAGGATCTGTCCGACCGGGTGCGGGCGTTGTCCGCGCACGAGGACGTCGCGCTCTCGCCCTATGACCCCGACCGGTTCGCTGAGCGGAAGCTCTTCGTGAAGGCGGTCCAGCTGCTGGTGTCTGTAGGCGCTCTGCGGCCGACCGGTCGCGACGATGACGAACAGCGCGAGGGCTGGGCGCACCGTCGCGATGCTGTCGGGGGCGCGTACGAGGTGCGCCGGGAGTTGTTGTTGCGCATGGCAGATCCGCTCGCGTTGCGCGTTGCCCTTGCCGGAGGGCGCGACGACAGGCCGCCCGATGAGTTCGCCACCCGGCACAGCCTCATGCGACGGCTGATCGAGTTGCCGGTGCTGTTGCACGGCGATCTCACCGAGGCCGAACGGAGTTACCTGACCAGCCAGCGTCACAGGGTGCTGGCCTGGTGCGCGGAGATGACCGGCTGGACGGTCGAACAACGAGCCGAGGGGATGGCGCTCATCGCCGTCAACGAGACCGACACGGACCTGCCGTTTCCCCGGACGCGCGCCGCCGACTTCGTCGCTCTGATGGTGCTTGACGAACTCCTCCGCGCGCGTGGTGTCGGTGCGGTCGTGACCAGCGAGGACCTCAGGGCAGCTGCTGCCGAGGTCAAGGTGCGCTACCCGAAGGCGCTGATCAACGAGCTGCGTGCGGACGGCGCGGTGGAGTCCACGGCACAGGAGTTGCTCAGCGCGCTGGACCTGTTGCGGCCGATCGAGACCGGGGACGCTTGGTGGCTGACTGCTGTCGCCGCGCGCTACCGGGATCCGCAGGTCGTTGTCCTGAACGCGAGGTTGGACGAGGAGGCGGAGTGA
- a CDS encoding DUF2397 domain-containing protein translates to MIDHDETPESEAPADPWSAVLPGLEPVPSYLTSRFAAQYRVIVEVLLAQQDTSLTGLSYDEVAAGVRAHLADRMSADVVDRLMGPEVLHLDARLDRLVRWRVLTRWQEPARIGEDFLRRRDRYQLTPQAASLHAFWSSVDDAEEAAGDLTLAPRAIHDRLVAFAESIEQAVYTSAATEFQQIGAMHHAMATSARAWQRTLAHALSGGPDVGKQDELWQTLRSYIGMWGEQVDVHSPRIAELVGELDPLLTPEVWRACVRATVDAEVGDEVVAAQAQRWMGTWKALASWFGGSDSQARRLRRQLRDLVAPWARNMKILLDTGGAVTRRTELLALARAVEQAPDDETAWQAWDTAVGQFSARHLLLTSDSADDHDLSWMRAPAAPVTARFREQGARAAVGRRAKIPDYSTGKREARRARRAAEAARNGAEAALRQRSGTRLAEWGDVSDAELDLLMELIGVVRRTRSESSVTGDGRWRITLHRPEFAHDTTTLHAESGSMVLLNWHFRMDPA, encoded by the coding sequence GTGATCGATCACGACGAGACGCCGGAGTCCGAGGCGCCTGCCGATCCGTGGTCCGCGGTGCTCCCCGGCCTCGAGCCGGTTCCTTCCTACTTGACCTCGCGGTTCGCCGCCCAGTACCGGGTGATCGTCGAAGTCCTGCTTGCCCAGCAGGACACCAGCCTGACCGGTCTGTCCTACGACGAGGTGGCGGCCGGGGTGCGTGCGCACCTCGCGGATCGGATGTCGGCCGATGTCGTCGATCGGTTGATGGGCCCCGAAGTGCTGCACCTCGACGCGCGGCTGGACCGCTTGGTGCGGTGGCGGGTGCTGACACGTTGGCAGGAACCGGCGCGCATCGGGGAGGACTTTCTGCGCAGGCGCGACCGCTACCAGCTCACGCCGCAGGCGGCGAGCCTGCACGCCTTCTGGTCATCTGTCGACGACGCCGAGGAAGCCGCCGGTGATCTGACTCTGGCACCGCGCGCCATCCACGACCGGCTGGTCGCGTTCGCCGAGTCGATCGAGCAGGCCGTGTACACCAGCGCGGCGACCGAGTTCCAGCAGATCGGAGCCATGCACCATGCGATGGCCACCTCGGCCCGCGCCTGGCAGCGCACGTTGGCACACGCCTTGTCCGGTGGTCCCGACGTCGGCAAGCAGGACGAGCTGTGGCAGACGCTGCGCTCTTACATCGGCATGTGGGGAGAACAGGTCGACGTGCACAGCCCGCGGATTGCGGAACTCGTGGGTGAGCTGGATCCGTTGCTTACCCCCGAGGTGTGGCGCGCGTGCGTGCGCGCGACGGTGGATGCCGAGGTGGGCGACGAAGTCGTGGCAGCTCAGGCGCAGCGCTGGATGGGTACCTGGAAGGCACTCGCTTCCTGGTTCGGCGGTTCGGACAGTCAGGCTCGGAGGCTGCGGCGGCAGCTCCGGGATCTGGTCGCGCCGTGGGCGCGCAACATGAAGATCTTGCTCGACACTGGCGGCGCAGTCACCCGGCGTACAGAGCTGCTGGCGCTGGCCCGCGCCGTGGAGCAGGCACCCGACGACGAAACCGCCTGGCAGGCCTGGGACACCGCGGTGGGTCAGTTCTCCGCTAGGCACTTGCTGTTGACGTCGGATTCCGCCGACGACCACGACCTGAGCTGGATGAGGGCGCCGGCCGCACCCGTCACCGCCAGGTTTCGCGAGCAGGGCGCGCGGGCTGCGGTCGGCAGGCGCGCCAAGATTCCCGACTACTCCACCGGAAAGCGGGAGGCTCGCCGGGCCCGGCGAGCCGCTGAAGCCGCCCGCAATGGCGCGGAGGCCGCGCTGCGGCAGCGCTCGGGTACTCGGCTGGCCGAATGGGGTGATGTCAGTGACGCCGAACTCGACCTGTTGATGGAGCTGATCGGAGTGGTCCGGCGAACGCGATCGGAGAGCTCGGTCACCGGTGATGGGCGGTGGCGTATCACCTTGCACCGACCGGAATTCGCGCACGACACCACGACGTTGCACGCGGAAAGCGGCAGCATGGTGCTGCTCAACTGGCACTTCCGGATGGATCCCGCGTGA
- a CDS encoding SAM-dependent methyltransferase, whose protein sequence is MAEHEADPLAAGDFDIESPNAARMYDYYLGGNANFAVDRETADRFLKVVPSARQWAYANRAFLGRAVRFMVAQGVDQFLDLGSGIPTVGNVHEIAQEAEPAARVAYVDREPVAVAHAEALLDGTPRVSVTQADIRDPEAVLSAPGVAGLLDFSRPVGVLAVAILHFVADEDDPAEIVRRYRAACVPGSYLALSHLSPITFTDDQLRGAHAIYNRTSTPGTLRSRDHIAELLTGYELVDPGLVLLPEWRPDDPVDREAAARTNSYAAVGVLPAG, encoded by the coding sequence GTGGCAGAGCACGAGGCTGATCCTTTGGCCGCAGGCGATTTCGACATCGAATCGCCCAACGCCGCTCGGATGTACGACTACTACCTCGGCGGCAACGCGAACTTCGCCGTCGACCGGGAGACCGCCGATCGGTTCCTCAAGGTCGTTCCCAGCGCTCGGCAGTGGGCCTACGCCAACCGCGCCTTCCTCGGGCGCGCAGTGCGGTTCATGGTGGCGCAGGGCGTGGACCAGTTCCTCGACCTCGGGTCGGGCATCCCGACTGTCGGCAACGTGCACGAGATCGCCCAGGAAGCCGAGCCCGCGGCTCGCGTCGCCTACGTGGATCGCGAGCCGGTCGCGGTCGCGCACGCCGAAGCGCTGCTCGACGGCACGCCGCGGGTGAGCGTCACGCAGGCCGACATCCGCGATCCCGAAGCCGTGCTGAGCGCTCCGGGGGTCGCCGGGCTGCTGGACTTCAGCCGCCCCGTCGGCGTGCTGGCCGTTGCGATCCTGCACTTCGTGGCCGACGAGGACGATCCGGCGGAGATCGTGCGCCGCTACCGCGCGGCCTGCGTGCCGGGCAGCTACCTGGCGCTGTCGCACCTGTCCCCGATCACCTTCACCGACGACCAGCTCCGCGGCGCCCACGCGATCTACAACCGCACCTCCACACCCGGCACGCTGCGCAGCCGCGACCACATCGCCGAGCTGCTCACCGGCTACGAGCTCGTCGACCCCGGCTTGGTGCTGCTTCCCGAGTGGCGCCCGGACGACCCCGTCGACCGCGAAGCTGCCGCCCGCACCAACAGCTACGCCGCCGTCGGCGTCCTGCCCGCCGGGTGA
- a CDS encoding MarR family winged helix-turn-helix transcriptional regulator, giving the protein MDSVDRMVAEWNRRAPSLDVEPLQVIGRLLRWAEHGQRAIKDALRPLGLSYGDFDVLNTMRRRGDPAGVNPRELARSSLVTSGAMTARLDRLAEAGLVVRETDPADRRAVLVRLTERGEQLATEALAAVLAADEELLAPLDSAQREQLATLLKTALSPHETG; this is encoded by the coding sequence ATGGATTCGGTTGATCGGATGGTCGCCGAATGGAATCGGCGGGCACCCTCGCTCGACGTCGAGCCGTTGCAGGTGATCGGCCGGCTGCTGCGGTGGGCGGAGCACGGGCAGCGCGCGATCAAGGACGCGTTGCGCCCGCTGGGGCTCAGCTACGGCGATTTCGACGTGCTGAACACGATGCGGCGGCGCGGTGATCCGGCGGGCGTCAACCCGCGCGAGCTCGCCCGGTCCTCGCTGGTCACCTCCGGTGCGATGACGGCTCGGCTGGATCGGCTCGCCGAGGCCGGTCTGGTGGTGCGCGAGACCGACCCGGCCGACCGGCGTGCTGTGCTCGTGCGGCTCACCGAACGCGGCGAGCAGCTCGCCACCGAAGCGCTGGCAGCGGTGCTGGCCGCCGATGAGGAGCTACTCGCACCGCTCGACAGTGCTCAGCGCGAGCAACTCGCCACGTTGCTGAAGACCGCGCTCTCGCCGCACGAGACCGGCTGA
- a CDS encoding DUF6506 family protein: MEPIDTMFVFLAPGAERAGQRIEQQVAGGVNAFVWVPDAEAAAEVVAAQAAAGLELVELYRGFSLREARLVVDAVDGRAPVGVSGFAFGAGAGEVRDSVTIYGADLEDPGARRVDVEVDGRRTSVVPVADAEGAVAAAVEAVAAGAEVVEVCGGTPLTTAAQVEEELAGRAVVGLVAWPFEALPGAAAYRAAFEAR, translated from the coding sequence GTGGAACCGATCGACACGATGTTCGTCTTCCTCGCTCCCGGCGCCGAACGCGCTGGTCAGCGAATCGAGCAGCAGGTCGCTGGCGGGGTCAACGCGTTCGTGTGGGTGCCCGACGCCGAAGCCGCTGCCGAGGTGGTCGCGGCACAGGCCGCAGCGGGGCTCGAACTGGTCGAGCTCTACCGCGGCTTCAGCCTGCGCGAAGCGCGGCTGGTCGTCGACGCCGTCGACGGGCGGGCGCCGGTGGGGGTGTCCGGATTCGCCTTCGGTGCCGGGGCCGGCGAGGTGCGCGACTCCGTGACCATCTACGGGGCCGATCTCGAAGACCCCGGAGCGCGGCGCGTCGATGTGGAGGTCGACGGCAGGCGCACGTCGGTGGTGCCGGTCGCCGATGCGGAGGGCGCCGTCGCGGCGGCGGTCGAGGCGGTCGCCGCAGGTGCGGAGGTCGTGGAGGTCTGCGGCGGCACCCCGCTGACCACCGCGGCGCAGGTGGAGGAGGAGCTGGCGGGCCGGGCCGTCGTCGGTCTGGTCGCGTGGCCCTTCGAAGCGCTCCCCGGCGCGGCCGCTTACCGTGCGGCGTTCGAGGCCAGGTGA
- a CDS encoding Pycsar system effector family protein has translation MGEREADSEVVERLLQDELSRGDAALARTETKTSTLLAVFSPILAVGLAVLPKAAAPLTAVLLFWAALTLLAVALLLLLWGVRPRLRRSGFTTYESMTDAEMLRHFTRISDDPQRWHRERLLVVAQVGATKFKLLRTSSLLIISALLLAIAAAIASATLA, from the coding sequence ATGGGCGAACGTGAGGCCGATTCGGAAGTGGTGGAGCGGTTGCTCCAGGACGAGCTCAGCCGGGGCGATGCCGCGCTGGCACGCACCGAGACCAAGACCAGCACGCTGCTCGCCGTGTTCAGTCCCATCCTCGCCGTCGGGCTCGCCGTGCTGCCGAAGGCCGCCGCGCCGCTCACCGCCGTTCTGCTGTTCTGGGCCGCGTTGACGCTGCTCGCGGTCGCTCTGCTGCTCCTGCTGTGGGGCGTGCGGCCGCGGTTGCGGCGGAGCGGCTTCACCACCTACGAATCGATGACCGACGCCGAGATGCTGCGGCACTTCACGCGCATCTCGGACGATCCGCAGCGCTGGCACCGCGAGCGGTTGCTCGTCGTCGCTCAGGTCGGGGCGACGAAGTTCAAGCTGCTGCGCACGTCCAGCCTGCTCATCATCAGCGCGCTGCTGCTCGCTATCGCCGCCGCCATCGCCTCCGCGACCTTGGCCTGA
- a CDS encoding serine hydrolase domain-containing protein — protein MTRHPGKWRLAALGAAVATALALPVSAQAAEPADVQDVLKDYQAQVGPGAAVYADSGAGPWELSAGTAKYGTVRSITSADHYRIGSQTKTFTAVVTMQLVDEGEVVLDEPIERYLPGLVAGNGHDGNAITVRQLLQHTSGIPTNNNPTPKANPDGTYELIELVRDGLSHPSVSEPGAEFHYSNTNYEILGMLIEKVTGAPVGQEITNRIIQPLGLTGTSYPAAGDRSIPAPLINGYIGGRIPPFFLWIDATAFEPSFFGPAGGMISTQQDITRFYQAVVAGELTSPESLAEMRRTVPANGAEVGLGLISYTLSCGAVTWGHNGMVPGFMSNTDVTTDGRHAATVTNANVMSPKYRELVDAAICG, from the coding sequence ATGACGAGACATCCGGGCAAGTGGCGGCTCGCGGCGTTAGGTGCCGCGGTCGCGACCGCGTTGGCCCTCCCGGTCTCGGCCCAGGCGGCCGAACCCGCGGACGTCCAGGACGTGCTGAAGGACTACCAGGCGCAGGTCGGGCCGGGGGCGGCCGTCTACGCCGACAGCGGAGCCGGTCCGTGGGAGCTTTCGGCCGGCACCGCCAAGTACGGCACCGTCCGGTCGATCACGTCCGCTGACCACTACCGGATCGGCAGCCAGACCAAGACGTTCACCGCGGTCGTGACGATGCAGCTGGTCGACGAGGGCGAGGTGGTCCTCGACGAGCCGATCGAGCGCTACCTGCCCGGTTTGGTCGCCGGCAACGGCCACGACGGGAACGCGATCACCGTCCGCCAGCTCCTGCAGCACACCAGCGGCATCCCGACCAACAACAACCCGACCCCGAAGGCCAACCCGGACGGCACCTACGAGCTGATCGAGCTGGTGCGCGACGGGCTCAGCCACCCGTCGGTGAGCGAGCCGGGCGCGGAGTTCCACTACTCCAACACCAACTACGAGATCCTCGGGATGCTGATCGAGAAGGTCACCGGCGCGCCGGTCGGCCAGGAGATCACGAACCGGATCATCCAGCCGCTCGGCCTGACCGGCACCAGCTACCCGGCCGCGGGTGACCGCTCCATCCCGGCGCCGCTGATCAACGGCTACATCGGTGGCCGCATCCCGCCGTTCTTCCTGTGGATCGACGCGACCGCGTTCGAGCCGTCGTTCTTCGGCCCGGCGGGCGGCATGATCTCCACCCAGCAGGACATCACGCGCTTCTACCAGGCGGTGGTCGCCGGTGAGCTCACCTCGCCGGAGAGCCTGGCGGAAATGCGGCGGACGGTCCCGGCCAACGGCGCGGAGGTCGGGCTCGGCCTCATCAGCTACACGCTGTCCTGCGGCGCGGTGACCTGGGGCCACAACGGAATGGTCCCCGGCTTCATGTCGAACACCGATGTGACCACCGACGGCAGGCACGCGGCCACGGTGACCAACGCCAACGTCATGTCCCCGAAGTACCGGGAACTGGTCGACGCGGCGATCTGCGGCTGA
- a CDS encoding alpha/beta hydrolase, producing MRRGRAALAIGLMAASAVVAPSASAAPEPPRLADGFGLTVMSQPEWVDDNHRTFVFAVASDEVPNPTLLPGQTAGQHDIMVTLPADYDSAERYPVLYSLHGNPDLPNTKANQQMAEQATEDEPLITVHPNGVRSWYSNWVNPGPVGPQNWESFHLDQLIPLIDANLSTIPTRDGRAIVGHSMGGFGAFHYAEHRPELFSYVGAFSGGLDLLNQGVRAAVIGTSVMEASGTPTVAPDAIFGSPVWPLDGVWNAQSPAQHVESLRGMGVALYTGNGGDLTVNPVQAVAEKIVQDTNLVTSANLTAAGIPHTFVDYGDGSEWAEGCTGKHASLPCLQADMNHYVDLIMKRLERP from the coding sequence ATGAGAAGAGGCCGGGCCGCACTGGCGATAGGTCTGATGGCCGCCTCCGCGGTGGTCGCTCCCAGCGCCTCCGCTGCACCCGAACCACCGCGCCTCGCCGACGGTTTCGGGCTGACGGTGATGAGCCAGCCGGAGTGGGTCGACGACAACCACCGCACGTTCGTCTTCGCCGTCGCCTCCGACGAGGTGCCGAACCCGACGCTGCTGCCGGGCCAGACCGCGGGCCAGCACGACATCATGGTCACGCTGCCCGCCGACTACGACAGCGCCGAGCGCTACCCGGTGCTGTACTCGCTGCACGGCAACCCCGATCTGCCCAACACCAAGGCCAACCAGCAGATGGCCGAGCAGGCGACCGAGGACGAGCCGCTGATCACGGTGCACCCCAACGGGGTTCGCAGCTGGTACTCGAACTGGGTGAACCCCGGCCCGGTCGGCCCGCAGAACTGGGAGAGCTTCCACCTCGACCAGCTGATCCCGCTGATCGACGCGAACCTGAGCACCATCCCGACCAGGGACGGCCGGGCGATCGTCGGGCACTCGATGGGCGGCTTCGGCGCGTTCCACTATGCCGAGCACCGGCCGGAGCTGTTCAGCTACGTGGGCGCCTTCTCCGGTGGCCTGGACCTACTCAACCAGGGAGTGCGCGCGGCCGTGATCGGCACCTCGGTGATGGAGGCGTCCGGCACGCCGACGGTGGCGCCCGACGCGATCTTCGGCTCGCCGGTCTGGCCGCTGGACGGCGTGTGGAACGCGCAGAGCCCGGCCCAGCACGTCGAATCCCTGCGCGGCATGGGCGTGGCCCTGTACACCGGCAACGGCGGTGACCTGACCGTCAACCCGGTGCAGGCGGTCGCGGAGAAGATCGTCCAGGACACCAACCTGGTGACCTCGGCGAACCTGACCGCCGCCGGAATCCCGCACACCTTCGTCGACTACGGCGACGGCAGCGAGTGGGCGGAGGGCTGCACCGGCAAGCACGCCTCGCTGCCGTGCCTGCAGGCGGACATGAACCACTACGTCGACCTGATCATGAAGCGCCTGGAACGTCCATGA
- a CDS encoding NACHT domain-containing protein yields MTSEFGPLLRQLRKQAGMTQERLAERSELAVRTIRRLETGAGNDPRVGTVKLLAQALDLSPDDRQRLMAAASSTPLPVEEPAAEAPAERPAEAPPERRTAAQRTLDEAAEQLAQVVAARWQREEEHRRVHDPFQLPVRFRAGESTGGLGEIVDVYRRTPSGRLVVLGRPGSGKTILALRFVLDHLRTRRDADPVPVIFSVGSWDPTATALRDWLIDQLLRDYPGLVATAPDGSTLAAALVETGRVLPVLDGFDEISNALHRAALEALNATTLPLLLTSRPGEYGRAVEATALARAAEIELVDLTRADLTDYLGTAWAPVLDELRDRPESRAAANITAALTTPLMVVLARTVYRDANPADLLDTARFPTPGAVEAHLLGSFVPTLYRPGPPQQSTSGRPRRSWDPALVQRWLGHLAHHLDRRGTTDIAWWQLGSTVRRSTRILAVVVASTVITSLLDLTLSLPAYLQHLGFAGGIGAAVLEASLIGLAIGLAIGLVHGMAIVYGGVEFRPARMQVRLRGRGAGRKTSRSYVRRFGAGMVGGFVVGIGVSSTNTLVRGLLHGFPPAGAAIGVTLVDAFLFGLIFGLSAALVLMLAAVLEKPLDIDSAADPVAMLAENRRTVLRQTLLLVPVLVLSIAFGGQLVTSLFQGTLGPLVWFPHGAFVGLLGGISVTLAYSLAFTAWGQWILLARLWSPLTGRLPWATMEFLADAYERGVLRQSGAVYQFRHARLQEHLSSARRSESGIRRRAL; encoded by the coding sequence GTGACGAGCGAGTTCGGGCCGCTGCTGCGCCAGTTGCGCAAGCAGGCGGGCATGACGCAGGAACGGCTCGCGGAGCGGTCCGAGCTCGCGGTGCGCACCATCCGCCGGCTGGAAACCGGTGCCGGGAACGATCCCCGCGTCGGCACGGTGAAACTGCTCGCGCAGGCCCTGGACCTCTCACCGGACGACCGGCAGCGCCTGATGGCCGCTGCCAGCAGCACGCCGCTGCCCGTCGAAGAACCGGCTGCCGAAGCGCCGGCCGAGCGGCCTGCCGAAGCGCCGCCTGAGCGGCGGACCGCCGCCCAGCGGACCCTGGACGAAGCCGCCGAGCAGCTCGCGCAGGTGGTCGCCGCCCGCTGGCAGCGCGAGGAGGAGCACCGCCGGGTCCACGACCCTTTCCAGCTGCCGGTGCGGTTCCGGGCCGGCGAATCGACCGGCGGGCTCGGCGAGATCGTCGACGTCTACCGCCGGACGCCGTCCGGCCGCCTGGTGGTGCTGGGCCGTCCGGGATCCGGCAAGACGATCCTGGCGCTGCGCTTCGTGCTGGACCACCTGCGGACCCGCCGCGACGCCGATCCGGTGCCGGTGATCTTCAGCGTCGGGTCGTGGGATCCGACGGCCACCGCGCTGCGGGACTGGCTGATCGACCAGCTGCTGCGCGACTACCCGGGTCTGGTCGCGACCGCTCCCGACGGTTCGACGCTGGCCGCCGCGCTGGTCGAGACCGGCCGGGTCCTGCCGGTGCTCGACGGCTTCGACGAGATCTCCAACGCCCTGCACCGCGCCGCGCTGGAGGCGCTCAACGCCACCACGCTGCCGCTGCTGCTGACCAGCCGTCCCGGCGAGTACGGCAGAGCGGTGGAAGCGACGGCGTTGGCGCGCGCCGCCGAGATCGAGCTCGTCGACCTCACCCGCGCCGATCTGACCGACTACCTCGGGACCGCGTGGGCTCCCGTCCTCGACGAACTGCGCGATCGACCGGAGAGCCGCGCTGCCGCCAACATCACCGCAGCGCTGACCACGCCGTTGATGGTCGTGCTCGCCCGAACCGTCTACCGCGACGCGAATCCTGCGGATCTGCTGGACACCGCGCGGTTTCCGACACCGGGGGCCGTCGAGGCGCACCTGCTGGGCAGCTTCGTGCCGACGCTCTACCGCCCTGGCCCGCCGCAGCAGTCCACCAGCGGTCGGCCGCGCCGCAGCTGGGACCCGGCGCTCGTCCAGCGCTGGCTGGGCCACCTAGCCCACCACCTGGACCGGCGCGGCACGACCGACATCGCCTGGTGGCAGCTGGGCAGCACGGTGCGCCGCTCGACGCGGATCCTCGCCGTCGTGGTGGCGAGCACGGTCATCACCAGCCTGCTCGACCTCACCCTCAGCCTGCCCGCGTACCTGCAGCACCTCGGCTTCGCCGGCGGAATCGGCGCGGCAGTGCTGGAGGCGTCGCTGATCGGGCTGGCGATCGGGCTGGCGATCGGCCTGGTGCACGGGATGGCGATCGTCTACGGCGGTGTGGAGTTCCGGCCGGCCCGCATGCAGGTCCGGTTGCGCGGCCGGGGCGCCGGGCGCAAGACCAGCCGTTCGTACGTCCGCAGGTTCGGCGCGGGCATGGTAGGCGGGTTCGTCGTGGGCATCGGCGTCTCATCGACGAACACGCTGGTGAGAGGCCTGCTGCACGGATTCCCGCCCGCTGGCGCGGCGATCGGCGTGACGCTGGTCGACGCGTTCCTGTTCGGGCTCATCTTCGGGCTCTCCGCGGCGCTGGTGCTGATGCTCGCCGCGGTGCTGGAGAAGCCCCTGGACATCGACTCGGCCGCTGATCCGGTCGCGATGCTGGCCGAGAACCGCCGCACCGTGCTGCGCCAAACCCTGCTGCTGGTACCGGTGCTCGTGCTCTCCATCGCCTTCGGCGGCCAACTCGTGACCAGCCTCTTCCAGGGGACGCTGGGCCCGCTCGTGTGGTTCCCGCACGGCGCCTTCGTCGGGCTCCTCGGCGGCATCAGCGTGACGCTCGCGTACTCGCTCGCCTTCACCGCGTGGGGCCAGTGGATCCTGCTCGCCCGCTTGTGGTCGCCGCTGACCGGACGGCTGCCCTGGGCGACGATGGAGTTCCTGGCCGACGCCTACGAGCGCGGGGTGCTGCGCCAGTCCGGAGCCGTCTACCAGTTCCGGCACGCCCGTCTCCAGGAGCACCTCAGCAGCGCTCGGCGTAGTGAGTCAGGGATTCGCCGAAGAGCGCTTTGA
- a CDS encoding AraC family transcriptional regulator produces the protein MSRDVREVGGAWRRFQRHSFPPPSPDLAGYVARYWIVSWDYAEPYRQLIVPYPNVHLAFQDGGATISGVSSKHQFKVLAGRGGVFGVAFRPGCFRPFLRAPVSSITDRSIDAREVFGSGLPESPDVRAVERFLREHAPEPDAKAEQAARIVAMIAANPQITRVGALAAELGTNVRQLQRLFAEHVGIGPKWVIRRYRLHEVTERMAAGAELDWAALAAELGYADQAHLARDFKALFGESLTHYAERC, from the coding sequence GTGTCCAGGGACGTTCGGGAGGTCGGCGGTGCTTGGCGGCGGTTCCAGCGCCACTCCTTCCCGCCGCCTTCCCCGGATCTGGCCGGTTACGTGGCCAGGTACTGGATCGTGTCGTGGGACTACGCGGAGCCGTACCGGCAGCTGATCGTGCCTTACCCGAACGTGCACCTGGCGTTCCAGGACGGCGGTGCGACGATCAGCGGCGTCTCCAGCAAGCACCAGTTCAAGGTGCTGGCGGGGCGCGGCGGCGTGTTCGGCGTGGCGTTCCGGCCCGGCTGCTTCCGCCCGTTCCTGCGCGCACCGGTCTCCTCGATCACCGACCGGTCCATCGACGCCCGCGAGGTGTTCGGCAGCGGATTGCCGGAGTCACCGGACGTCCGGGCCGTCGAGCGGTTCCTGCGCGAACACGCGCCCGAGCCCGATGCGAAGGCGGAGCAGGCCGCGCGGATCGTCGCGATGATCGCCGCGAATCCGCAGATCACCAGGGTCGGGGCGCTGGCGGCGGAGCTCGGCACGAACGTCCGGCAGCTGCAGCGCCTGTTCGCCGAGCACGTGGGCATCGGCCCGAAGTGGGTGATCCGCCGCTACCGCCTGCACGAGGTGACCGAGCGGATGGCGGCGGGCGCGGAGCTGGACTGGGCCGCGCTGGCGGCCGAACTCGGCTACGCCGACCAGGCCCACTTGGCGCGCGACTTCAAAGCGCTCTTCGGCGAATCCCTGACTCACTACGCCGAGCGCTGCTGA